The following coding sequences are from one Saccopteryx bilineata isolate mSacBil1 chromosome 3, mSacBil1_pri_phased_curated, whole genome shotgun sequence window:
- the TCF24 gene encoding transcription factor 24 isoform X1 — MTLPRLERWLRQGRAPGTASKVRADLSGSCRRSRPRAWPARAPDLENARVKGVPTASWKLLANSAGRDGVTRTALVRQTKLDAARRLAQGSRDPHGRSRKGLAARIVAMDRGGPAGSPLIASNEFVLPAAATRDSSPGSAGPGPNSTSGGARSGSGRPAAANAARERSRVQTLRHAFLELQRTLPSVPPDTKLSKLDVLLLATTYIAHLTRSLQDDAEAPADPGLGALRGDGYLHPVKNCNPQYSKDLRTKLIIHHPPKNKRNGPCAQDYTLELLVSF; from the exons ATGACTCTCCCGCGGCTGGAGAGGTGGCTCCGCCAGGGTAGAGCCCCGGGGACAGCCTCCAAGGTGAGAGCGGACCTTAGCGGGTCCTGCCGTCGTAGCCGACCCCGAGCTTGGCCGGCACGCGCGCCTGACCTCGAGAACGCCCGCGTAAAAGGTGTACCCACCGCAAGCTGGAAGCTGCTGGCAAATTCGGCTGGACGAGATGGAGTGACCCGCACGGCCCTGGTCAGGCAGACCAAGCTCGACGCTGCTCGCCGGCTCGCACAGGGGAGCAGAGATCCGCACGGCCGCTCCAGGAAAG GACTCGCGGCGCGGATCGTCGCCATGGACCGCGGCGGCCCCGCAGGCAGCCCCCTGATCGCCAGCAACGAGTTCGTGCTCCCTGCCGCCGCCACTCGAGACTCCAGCCCCGGCAGTGCTGGGCCAGGGCCAAACAGTACGAGCGGCGGTGCGCGCTCGGGGAGCGGGCGGCCAGCGGCTGCGAATGCAGCGCGTGAGCGCAGTCGAGTGCAGACTCTGAGGCACGCCTTCCTGGAGCTGCAGCGCACGCTGCCGTCGGTTCCGCCGGACACCAAGCTGTCTAAGCTGGACGTGCTGCTGCTGGCCACCACCTACATCGCGCACCTTACCCGCAGCCTGCAAGACGATGCCGAGGCGCCGGCAGACCCCGGGCTGGGCGCCCTGCGCGGCGACGGCTACCTGCACCCTGTCAAG AATTGTAACCCTCAGTATTCCAAGGACCTTAGAACTAAACTGATTATACACCACCCTCCCAAAAACAAAAG aAATGGCCCATGCGCTCAAGATTATACATTGGAGCTACTGGTCAGTTTCTGA
- the TCF24 gene encoding transcription factor 24 isoform X2, whose product MTLPRLERWLRQGRAPGTASKVRADLSGSCRRSRPRAWPARAPDLENARVKGVPTASWKLLANSAGRDGVTRTALVRQTKLDAARRLAQGSRDPHGRSRKGLAARIVAMDRGGPAGSPLIASNEFVLPAAATRDSSPGSAGPGPNSTSGGARSGSGRPAAANAARERSRVQTLRHAFLELQRTLPSVPPDTKLSKLDVLLLATTYIAHLTRSLQDDAEAPADPGLGALRGDGYLHPVKKWPMRSRLYIGATGQFLKHSVSGEKANHGSTPTDSQT is encoded by the exons ATGACTCTCCCGCGGCTGGAGAGGTGGCTCCGCCAGGGTAGAGCCCCGGGGACAGCCTCCAAGGTGAGAGCGGACCTTAGCGGGTCCTGCCGTCGTAGCCGACCCCGAGCTTGGCCGGCACGCGCGCCTGACCTCGAGAACGCCCGCGTAAAAGGTGTACCCACCGCAAGCTGGAAGCTGCTGGCAAATTCGGCTGGACGAGATGGAGTGACCCGCACGGCCCTGGTCAGGCAGACCAAGCTCGACGCTGCTCGCCGGCTCGCACAGGGGAGCAGAGATCCGCACGGCCGCTCCAGGAAAG GACTCGCGGCGCGGATCGTCGCCATGGACCGCGGCGGCCCCGCAGGCAGCCCCCTGATCGCCAGCAACGAGTTCGTGCTCCCTGCCGCCGCCACTCGAGACTCCAGCCCCGGCAGTGCTGGGCCAGGGCCAAACAGTACGAGCGGCGGTGCGCGCTCGGGGAGCGGGCGGCCAGCGGCTGCGAATGCAGCGCGTGAGCGCAGTCGAGTGCAGACTCTGAGGCACGCCTTCCTGGAGCTGCAGCGCACGCTGCCGTCGGTTCCGCCGGACACCAAGCTGTCTAAGCTGGACGTGCTGCTGCTGGCCACCACCTACATCGCGCACCTTACCCGCAGCCTGCAAGACGATGCCGAGGCGCCGGCAGACCCCGGGCTGGGCGCCCTGCGCGGCGACGGCTACCTGCACCCTGTCAAG aAATGGCCCATGCGCTCAAGATTATACATTGGAGCTACTGGTCAGTTTCTGAAGCATTCTGTCTCTGGAGAAAAAGCAAATCATGGCAGTACTCCAACAGACTCACAGACTTAG